One region of Nitrospiria bacterium genomic DNA includes:
- a CDS encoding aldo/keto reductase codes for MTDSILRPLGRTGLFAYPLGFGCYRIAEGQPVHEAALRAYLDRGGNLIDTSANYTDGQSERLVGRVIKDYARDRPIVVTKGGYIQGENMALAKSRSFPEVVAYADGLWHCIHPEFLETQIRLSCERLQVDTIDVYLLHNPEYYLSRIARHGTITPADHDEFYRRIREAFRFLEEKVRSGKIRWYGISSNNYGLPPSDPTMTSVSRCLAAAREIAGDHHFGIVQLPMNLFESGGALEKNNDGQSVLEFCRANGIGVLVNRPLNAFSRSQMIRLADFAPPGSSPAGPERIPTMLEPLRRHERKFSERFTGSKDPEVGAAEMLEEIIPRLKSPAHLEQAVGPYIIEPIKNWLGPAQREFGSRPDWNEWQKEFVELVNGLFEEIGRYIASQQQGTSDAVRRRLVEAGYPNGASPETLSRMAVRVLLSLPGLSCALVGMRRPEYVQDLMDAPSRPPAPGREILGRFQS; via the coding sequence ATGACCGATTCGATCTTGCGCCCGCTGGGCCGGACGGGGCTCTTCGCCTATCCGCTCGGCTTCGGATGCTATCGCATCGCCGAAGGCCAGCCCGTTCACGAGGCCGCGTTGCGGGCCTATCTGGACCGCGGCGGGAATTTGATCGACACGAGCGCCAATTACACCGACGGCCAGTCCGAACGGCTCGTCGGCCGCGTGATCAAGGATTACGCGCGGGATCGTCCGATCGTCGTGACGAAGGGCGGCTACATCCAAGGCGAAAACATGGCGCTGGCGAAGTCGCGTTCCTTCCCCGAAGTGGTGGCCTACGCCGACGGCCTCTGGCATTGCATCCATCCCGAATTTTTGGAGACCCAGATCCGTCTTTCATGCGAGCGGCTCCAGGTTGATACGATCGACGTCTACCTCCTGCACAATCCGGAATATTATTTGTCGCGGATCGCCCGCCACGGCACGATCACCCCGGCCGATCACGACGAGTTCTATCGCCGCATCCGGGAAGCATTCCGTTTTCTGGAAGAAAAAGTCCGTTCGGGAAAAATCCGCTGGTACGGGATCAGCTCGAACAACTACGGCCTGCCCCCGTCGGACCCGACGATGACCAGCGTCTCGCGCTGTCTTGCGGCCGCGCGGGAAATCGCCGGGGATCATCATTTCGGCATTGTCCAGCTTCCGATGAATCTCTTCGAGTCGGGCGGCGCGCTGGAGAAAAATAACGACGGTCAAAGCGTCCTGGAATTCTGTCGAGCCAACGGCATCGGGGTGCTCGTGAACCGCCCGCTCAACGCTTTCTCAAGAAGCCAGATGATCCGGCTGGCCGACTTTGCGCCGCCCGGCTCTTCGCCGGCGGGGCCGGAGCGGATCCCGACGATGCTGGAGCCGCTTCGCCGTCACGAGCGCAAATTCTCCGAACGGTTCACCGGCTCGAAAGATCCGGAAGTCGGAGCGGCCGAGATGCTCGAGGAGATCATCCCCAGGCTTAAGTCTCCGGCGCATCTGGAGCAGGCGGTCGGTCCTTACATCATCGAGCCGATCAAGAACTGGCTGGGGCCGGCCCAGCGGGAGTTCGGCTCCCGGCCGGACTGGAACGAATGGCAGAAGGAGTTCGTGGAGTTGGTCAACGGACTGTTCGAGGAGATCGGCCGGTATATCGCCTCGCAGCAGCAGGGAACGTCCGACGCCGTGCGGCGACGGCTGGTCGAGGCCGGCTATCCGAACGGCGCCTCCCCCGAAACGCTCAGCCGGATGGCCGTCCGGGTCCTGCTCTCGCTGCCCGGACTGTCCTGCGCCTTGGTCGGAATGCGCCGTCCCGAATACGTTCAGGACCTGATGGATGCGCCGTCCCGGCCTCCGGCGCCGGGCCGGGAAATTTTAGGCCGGTTTCAATCGTAG
- a CDS encoding cupin domain-containing protein produces MARVAEDPILNPSSYHETLPGNVQVLRWPHARPLPEEEIRRFFDARNRPHSRWSNGPGDRYEAHVHPYRKTLFCVEGSIVFSLPDTGRDVELHPGDRLILPAGTRHAATVGPRGVTCIEAAEH; encoded by the coding sequence ATGGCCCGCGTTGCGGAGGACCCGATTTTGAACCCGTCTTCCTATCATGAAACCCTTCCCGGCAACGTCCAGGTTCTGCGCTGGCCCCATGCCCGGCCGCTCCCGGAAGAGGAAATCCGGCGCTTCTTCGACGCCCGGAATCGGCCGCACAGCCGGTGGTCCAACGGACCGGGCGATCGATACGAGGCGCATGTTCATCCCTATCGCAAGACCCTTTTCTGCGTGGAAGGAAGCATCGTCTTTTCGCTTCCGGATACCGGACGGGACGTGGAGCTTCATCCCGGCGACCGGCTGATCCTCCCGGCCGGCACGCGACACGCCGCGACCGTCGGCCCCCGGGGCGTTACCTGCATCGAGGCCGCGGAACATTAA